One window of the Candoia aspera isolate rCanAsp1 chromosome 16, rCanAsp1.hap2, whole genome shotgun sequence genome contains the following:
- the LOC134506108 gene encoding glutamine synthetase-like — translation MSVSHSSKLNKGVRDQYMKLPQGKRVLATYIWIDGSGEGLRSKTRTLDQEPVSIEELPEWNFDGSSTGQSEGSNSDMFLIPVKVFRDPFCLDPNKLILCEVLKYNRKRAETNFRNTCKQVMDLVKDSQPWFGMEQEYTLLGMDGRPYSWPENGFPGPQGPYYCGVGSNKVSGRDIVDAHYKACIYAGVEIGGINAEVMPSQWEFQVGPCVGIEMGDHLWMARYILHRVCEDFGVVATLDPKPMTGNWNGAGCHTNVSTIETRQKGGIKYIEAAIEKLSKRHQYHIRMYDPRGGQDNSRRLTGQHETSSITEFSAGVANRGASIRIPRQVGQDGCGYFEDRRPSANCDPYAVTEAIMRTTILGETGDEPLEYSDETRLQRATLKD, via the exons ATGTCTGTGTCACACAGTTCCAAGCTAAACAAGGGGGTCAGAGACCAGTACATGAAGCTACCCCAAGGGAAAAGGGTGCTGGCCACATATATTTGGATAGATGGATCCGGGGAGGGCCTTCGTTCTAAAACCAGAACCTTAGACCAGGAACCAGTCAGCATTGAAG AACTTCCTGAATGGAATTTTGACGGCTCAAGCACAGGACAATCCGAAGGGTCTAACAGTGATATGTTCTTAATACCGGTGAAAGTATTCCGAGACCCATTTTGCCTAGACCCCAACAAGCTGATATTGTGTGAGGTTCTGAAATACAACCGCAAACGGGCTG AGACCAAttttaggaacacctgcaagcaAGTCATGGACCTGGTGAAAGATAGTCAGCCTTGGTTTGGAATGGAACAGGAGTACACCTTGCTGGGCATGGATGGGCGTCCGTATTCCTGGCCTGAAAATGGATTTCCGGGGCCACAAG GACCCTATTATTGTGGGGTTGGTTCAAACAAAGTGTCCGGACGTGATATTGTGGATGCCCACTACAAAGCTTGCATTTACGCTGGTGTGGAGATTGGTGGCATCAATGCTGAAGTCATGCCATCTCAG TGGGAATTCCAAGTGGGACCGTGTGTAGGCATTGAAATGGGTGACCACCTATGGATGGCGAGATACATTTTACATCGGGTTTGTGAAGATTTTGGTGTTGTGGCCACCTTGGATCCCAAGCCAATGACAGGCAACTGGAACGGAGCTGGATGTCATACCAATGTCAGCACCATAGAAACAAGACAGAAAGGGGGCATCAA GTACATTGAAGCTGCCATTGAGAAGCTGAGCAAACGCCACCAGTATCATATCCGCATGTACGATCCACGAGGAGGTCAGGACAACAGCAGAAGGCTGACCGGTCAGCACGAGACCTCCAGCATCACAGAGTTTTCAGCCGGAGTGGCCAACCGGGGAGCCAGCATCCGAATCCCCCGCCAAGTGGGGCAGGACGGCTGTGGCTACTTTGAAGACCGACGGCCGTCTGCCAACTGCGATCCCTACGCGGTCACCGAAGCCATCATGCGGACTACCATTCTTGGCGAAACGGGGGATGAACCTTTGGAGTACTCAGATGAAACACGACTGCAAAGAGCTACTCTCAAAGATTGA